One window from the genome of Rhipicephalus microplus isolate Deutch F79 unplaced genomic scaffold, USDA_Rmic scaffold_121, whole genome shotgun sequence encodes:
- the LOC142790712 gene encoding uncharacterized protein LOC142790712 — protein sequence MPFCCAYQCNSRSEKGFSLFNIPWGKRDVQRKKQWLHNIGRKDFAPTRRTSLCELHFTEDQFEPLILQKYGKKKLKPNAVPTLFSHRPATKQRKPPAKRCEIRTHLHQGKVNFGTCESSSGQEHVASLLPGSGSNSSTSFVGEKYAGSSSASLSVPTQQTQLAVMGLDDESVIAPVESLPEVSPEVPLSPQSSNSQAHMDMALSGSLVPVTSIASDSTASDSSSPLATAEPEEPLHLPTSNSGNHFITKDVSNGSPHATHQLVPAASLGVPPVSSHLEASSQQALLDRIAQLERLQENTMRKLVTARKRYRKSKNEKSCLKKRIRGLFNEDQMRSMERLSTQGMRWEASTLVHSLRLRLTCGSRG from the exons ATGCCGTTCTGCTGCGCCTATCAATGTAATAGCAGAAGCGAAAAAGGATTCTCGCTGTTCAACATTCCGTGGGGAAAAAGAGATGTCCAGCGCAAGAAGCAGTGGCTGCACAATATCGGAAGAAAAGACTTTGCGCCTACCAGAAGGACTTCTTTGTGTGAG CTCCATTTTACTGAAGATCAGTTCGAACCATTGATACTGCAGAAGTATGGAAAAAAGAAGTTGAAACCAAACGCCGTTCCAACTTTGTTTTCGCACCGGCCGGCTACGAAGCAACGAAAACCTCCCGCCAAAAGATGCGAAATTCGCACACACTTGCACCAAG GCAAGGTGAACTTCGGGACATGTGAAAGTAGCAGCGGCCAAGAACATGTTGCCTCGTTATTGCCTGGTTCTGGGTCCAACTCCTCAACTTCGTTCGTTGGGGAGAAATATGCGGGATCCTCCTCCGCCAGTCTGTCGGTGCCGACGCAACAGACACAACTCGCAGTGATGGGTTTGGACGACGAAAGCGTAATAGCGCCTGTGGAAAGCCTGCCCGAGGTTTCTC CTGAAGTCCCACTAAGCCCGCAGTCCAGCAATAGCCAGGCACACATGGACATGGCTTTGTCAG GTTCGCTTGTTCCTGTGACTTCAATTGCCAGTGACAGCACAGCTTCAGATTCAAGTAGTCCTTTGGCTACTGCAGAAC ccgAAGAGCCCCTTCACTTGCCCACCAGTAACAGCGGCAATCACTTCATCACCAAAGATGTTTCTAATG GTTCCCCTCATGCAACACACCAGCTTGTGCCTGCCGCCAGTCTCGGAGTGCCTCCTGTGTCTTCGCACCTGGAGGCCT CATCTCAGCAGGCGCTGTTGGATCGGATAGCGCAGCTGGAGCGCCTTCAAGAGAACACCATGAGAAAATTGGTCACAGCAAGAAAGAGATACCGCAAAAGCAAAAACGAAAAGTCCTGCTTGAAGAAGAGGATTAGGGGCCTTTTCAATGAAGACCAAATGCGTTCGATGGAGCGGTTGTCAACCCAAGGAATGCGGTGGGAAGCCAGCACCCTTGTTCACTCCCTGAGGCTGCGCCTGACTTGTGGATCCCGTGGCTAG